The Cucurbita pepo subsp. pepo cultivar mu-cu-16 chromosome LG15, ASM280686v2, whole genome shotgun sequence genome contains the following window.
GTAATGATCCAATTATCGGGGTAAGGCTTTCCACTTGGTGCAAAATAGTAACCAACCTGTTTTACCATTGCCAAGATATGAAACTCATCGTTCACCATAACATTATAACTACAAAACTTATAAACtcaaataagataaaaaaaaaatggatcaaATTAACTTATGCTTGTTATGATCCAACTGGATGGAGTGTCCCAGTGGTGCCCTATTGACCAGTAGAAACTTAAGATGGACAAAGCTTCCCCAGGATTCAAGGAGGGTGAACTATGAGAATAATACCAGGAGTAGGGCCCTCAATATCAAATTATTGGAAAACTAGATGAATTGCACAACTCAGAGATGTGAattcaacaaaacaaatataagCTCTAGGAGGTTTGCTGTTCACCTACTAATTACATGGCTCTAagtttatgattatgattagTATACAGATACAATtggaatttcttttatataagACTTACATTCCGTACTAGAACtctacaaaaatagaaaagaactTTGTAAGAATGCTAATAAGTTTAAGAAATGTAATCATGAAAAGAGGGGTGTCaccataaacaaattaaagaaaatctaGCATTTGGGGAAAGAAATTTTCCTTATTCATCATGTACTATGTATAAGATTAAGGtgcaaaaactaaaaactgaaaaataattattacaaaaaaaataataataataataaatttaaaaaaaaaaaaaaaaaacctcagGCATCTAAAGATGACTCAGAAAATATGTGTTCGATCAGAGAGTGCAACAATACCTCTGTCTTTAAATCTGTTCCATAGATACAGAACACAGTCTTTATCGGAGGTCTATCCCAAGGTGTTAGTGGGTTCAGGACAGGATCACTATGATATAGCCTGTAGTAGTGAAACACAAAGGGAAAGAAACTAAGACATCAAAAACATAGAATTATTTGAACAGATCATATTATCTTTTGATTAAATAGGATGGACTGTATGAacaatttacaaaaaaaaaaactacatttCAAGGTTGGTTTTGTATActactattttattaaaatttccagGAAAAGAGAATACAGCATAAGTTTTTTCATAAGGAACATTTTTTTGGATAtacaaacgaaaaaaaaaaaaaggaatcaGATTAACAAGGACTAGGATTGATACTGGCCATCATGGTTTggaaaattagagaaaatatCTCCAATACAGTATTCGGTGAAGGTAGTGAAAAGTTGCAATTCTGCTACATTATTCAAAAAATCCCTCAGAAAATTCAAGCTGCACTATAAACTGAACCAACTGATGAAAAACTCAAGCCACCAAAAAGCCCCCAATTCGAATTTACGACGAAAGGAATATAAGTAGAACAGCCACATCATGAAGAGAGAAATACAACTTAGCCAACTAGAAGACTTTCTCATGATCATGTTCATTTTAGTTGAAGATTTGGTCGTTTCTGTCTATTCAAATtctccaagaaaaaaaaaaaccttgatAGCATTGAATCAAGAATGATCTTTGCCTTTTCCCAAATCTTTGACCACATAATAACGTTAAATTCAATCTTCTACCACTTCATCAAATGCCCATGATGCTCCACTCTCTTTATCCATTTTGTATcccattatttaattatgatgaAAATGACTTATTATAGGTCATGCCAGAACTTACACCACATATTCCAACCATAAGACTCTAATAATACGTTTACGTTAATATAATGACAATGATACAATGCTACTAAGATCACAGGAGGTACAACAGTCCTCTCTTGATGCTACTTAGAGACATTTGTAAAACAAGCTGAACTATTTAATATGAGGTCCACTAATATATAGTGCAGTTACCCCTGGGgtcataatattaaaagttttgtttcattaATGATAAGAACCTCTAGAACTATCagcaaaatatatttttattaaaaacgcAAGAACATGTCCACCTGTGTAGCTGATATGAAAGCCTCTTGCCATCTGGATCATAATTTTCGATTGCTTTGAAAAAAGTCCCATCAGATGTCTCACGGGCAGAGAAAGATAGCTGTGTAGGGAGTCCACACTCCATGCTTGTTAAGTTTTCGTGTGTAACTTCTGAAAGTGATGGATACGCTTCATATCCAGCTGAATGTCCAGGTAATTGAACACACAAGGAAAAAATCAGCAATAATAGCATTATGCGGTCTTCCATGAGATTAGAATCAGTCAGAAATCTTACCATGGACTAAAGGAACTTCTATATTGGCTATATATGTTGGCCACCCTGAGTAGTTTGACCTGGGTTCCTGCTCACTACAGCGATAGGAGTGATGAACTCCCCCATTACCCTTGGAGAAATGTTTCCAGTATACATCCTCTCCCCTACAATACTTAGAAAGTGGCATCATCCACATTGAAGAACCAAATGAATTGCACATCACCCTAGCTGTCCCCTGATACCTCACCAAATTAAATCTGGTATTaggttaaataaaaacatagaGAAGGGCCTGTTCCAAGCATAACTAAGTGCGGACATTACTTTTGAGGAGTAAATAAGAGTTGACATAATGACTTAAGGGGTAAGAACCTGGAAAAGCATCTCCTCATCTCTTGAAGAGAAGAGGTTGTGATTGATGAGAGCATGGAATTATTTTGCTCTGACATACAACAAAGAACTTTTACTGCAGATATTATTCTTAGAAAAAGAATCCGAATTAGATGGTGGACATCAATAAGGACCATAGAAATGCTGAAGATGTTACTAAAGAGCAACACCCAGCAGAAGTTGAatgtaaaattgaaataggagCAAGTGGTGATCTTCGAAGTGCAGACATACAAGCTTTTCTTAGACAGAGTTTTGTATATTCCCAAgtatttacaaaatttgattatataaTGGAGagaatcaatcaaatcaaggaatttattatataatggagagaatcaatcaaatcaaGGAATTTTTGAAGTCTAACACAGTCTGACTAAGTGGTATCTGCATTTTTATGGTATCCTGACCCAAATGTGGTAATCTGTTCGTCTTACGTTAAACTGTGGAAGTTCAAGACATTACGTTCCTCAGACCTGGCCCCCACTGAGTAGTTCATAAACTGATTCTACTAATAAATTACAGCATCATAGTATCCAACTCCCGTAATCAATGCAATGCAGGAGTTAACAGAATTAGACAACATGCAAATAAAACAATCGTTTGAAGGATAAAAATCTACGTGTCtgtcaaatttcataatcatattaaAGTATCAATGCTGAAACGAACAGAGAAACCACCATGGAGGATGGAGAAAGTTAAATAAAGGTTTCCTTAAACTGATAATTGAAAAGCAACCTCAGAGATAGGGAGACCAAATGTTGAACCAGAAAGAATTGCTTTTATTGTGTCAGGTGCACCAAGAAGAGGAGCTCCTGTTGTCAATAAAAGTAGAAAGATAAAACAAATTTGGGATGAGTGAGTAGTATgcaaaaaattgaagaaaatgactAAAGGTATTAGTTTCTTAATGAAACAATTCATACCAACAGCAAAGTATGCGTGAATATGTTGATCCAGCCACTCAAAATAGTGTTTTGGAGCAATTTCCAGCTTTAACCATTCCAAGAAGTAGCGAAAGACATTATTACCCAAAGAATGAGCAAACACTATTGACGGGCCTCCACGAAGTTTTAAGGCTGTCTCAAAAGTCAatctggaaagaaaagaataatactTCGAAACATTAAGCATCTTCAAGCTGCACCCAATCAACTTCTAAGgcttaaaacaaaaaataataataataaatcttatGATTAGGCATTGAGTTTTTGGAATGGTTATTGGGTCTCAATTCAACTTAAGATTTCAGATCTCtttgttggttggagaggggcacaaagcattctttacaagggcgtggaaaccttttcctagtagatgcattttaaaaccttgaggagaaacctgaaagggaaagcccaaaaaggacaatatctgctagcgatgggcttgggctgttacaaatggtatcaaagccagacaccggccagtgtgccagcaaggacgctgagccccgaagggggtggacaccgggcgatgtgtcagcgaggacgctgggccccaaacgagggtggattgtgagatctcacatcaattgaagagaTGAATGAGTGtgagcgaggacgttgggcttcgaagggggtggattgtgaaatcccacatcgattggagaggggaacaaagcattctatataagagtgtggaaacccctccgtagcagacgcgttttcaaaccttgaatggaaacccaaaagggaaagcccaaggaggacaatatcagctagtaGTGGGTTGGATTGTTACACTTTGAACTTAGTATCTAGGGAAAAATCCTTTGTGTACTGTTAAATATACCTAGACTCTGGTTCACGTTATTGTTCAAAATGTTATCTGCAATACTCTTCAGAGATCTTTAAATAATGCAAACAAGCCTATGCAACAAAGAAGACGTGATGCACCATAATAGGTGAATTTGTCAAACATTAAGGAATGGTCGAtacatgaaagtaaaaatGCAACATGCAGAGGCCACTCTGGTTGGTGATAATAATATCATGTATGATAGATGCATGTACATACTTGAGCTTGTGGAAATAAAGGTCTCGCTCCTCGAGCATTGTTGGCGACAATCTCCAATCATAGGGAACGGCAATAATTGCATTAGCTTCAATACCAAATTCAATACACCATTTTATCCATTCTTTCCACACCGAAGAAAGAGGGCCTACAGTTGATGAATTGGTACATATACGCTTGTCAATGGATGGAAGTACCGTACGTGAAACATTCTACCACTAGAAGAACAAGTGACTATGCTCATTCTATGATTANGAATCAATCAAATCAAggaatttattatataatggagagaatcaatcaaatcaaGGAATTTTTGAAGTCTAACACAGTCTGACTAAGTGGTATCTGCATTTTTATGGTATCCTGACCCAAATGTGGTAATCTGTTCGTCTTACGTTAAACTGTGGAAGTTCAAGACATTACGTTCCTCAGACCTGGCCCCCACTGAGTAGTTCATAAACTGATTCTACTAATAAATTACAGCATCATAGTATCCAACTCCCGTAATCAATGCAATGCAGGAGTTAACAGAATTAGACAACATGCAAATAAAACAATCGTTTGAAGGATAAAAATCTACGTGTCtgtcaaatttcataatcatattaaAGTATCAATGCTGAAACGAACAGAGAAACCACCATGGAGGATGGAGAAAGTTAAATAAAGGTTTCCTTAAACTGATAATTGAAAAGCAACCTCAGAGATAGGGAGACCAAATGTTGAACCAGAAAGAATTGCTTTTATTGTGTCAGGTGCACCAAGAAGAGGAGCTCCTGTTGTCAATAAAAGTAGAAAGATAAAACAAATTTGGGATGAGTGAGTAGTATgcaaaaaattgaagaaaatgactAAAGGTATTAGTTTCTTAATGAAACAATTCATACCAACAGCAAAGTATGCGTGAATATGTTGATCCAGCCACTCAAAATAGTGTTTTGGAGCAATTTCCAGCTTTAACCATTCCAAGAAGTAGCGAAAGACATTATTACCCAAAGAATGAGCAAACACTATTGACGGGCCTCCACGAAGTTTTAAGGCTGTCTCAAAAGTCAatctggaaagaaaagaataatactTCGAAACATTAAGCATCTTCAAGCTGCACCCAATCAACTTCTAAGgcttaaaacaaaaaataataataataaatcttatGATTAGGCATTGAGTTTTTGGAATGGTTATTGGGTCTCAATTCAACTTAAGATTTCAGATCTCtttgttggttggagaggggcacaaagcattctttacaagggcgtggaaaccttttcctagtagatgcattttaaaaccttgaggagaaacctgaaagggaaagcccaaaaaggacaatatctgctagcgatgggcttgggctgttacaaatggtatcaaagccagacaccggccagtgtgccagcaaggacgctgagccccgaagggggtggacaccgggcgatgtgtcagcgaggacgctgggccccaaacgagggtggattgtgagatctcacatcaattgaagagaTGAATGAGTGtgagcgaggacgttgggcttcgaagggggtggattgtgaaatcccacatcgattggagaggggaacaaagcattctatataagagtgtggaaacccctccgtagcagacgcgttttcaaaccttgaatggaaacccaaaagggaaagcccaaggaggacaatatcagctagtaGTGGGTTGGATTGTTACACTTTGAACTTAGTATCTAGGGAAAAATCCTTTGTGTACTGTTAAATATACCTAGACTCTGGTTCACGTTATTGTTCAAAATGTTATCTGCAATACTCTTCAGAGATCTTTAAATAATGCAAACAAGCCTATGCAACAAAGAAGACGTGATGCACCATAATAGGTGAATTTGTCAAACATTAAGGAATGGTCGAtacatgaaagtaaaaatGCAACATGCAGAGGCCACTCTGGTTGGTGATAATAATATCATGTATGATAGATGCATGTACATACTTGAGCTTGTGGAAATAAAGGTCTCGCTCCTCGAGCATTGTTGGCGACAATCTCCAATCATAGGGAACGGCAATAATTGCATTAGCTTCAATACCAAATTCAATACACCATTTTATCCATTCTTTCCACACCGAAGAAAGAGGGCCTACAGTTGATGAATTGGTACATATACGCTTGTCAATGGATGGAAGTACCGTACGTGAAACATTCTACCACTAGAAGAACAAGTGACTATGCTCATTCTATGATTAGTTCAAGAAAAAACTACTGTAGAGTTCAAGAAAAAACTACTGTAGAGTTCAAGAAAAAACTACTATACTTTAACTTTACCTACCCGTTATGTAGCCAGGATCGAGTTCAGTGATAGCTGAAAGACCACTATCAGGCCGTGACTTGCACTCAGGGTGATCGGTTTGATTGTATGGATCTAGCAAAATACACTTGAGCCAGCAATTGACAGCAGAGAGAAGCTGCAAGACCAATGAACGTTCAAAGACTAAGGAGAGCATCTTATGAACGAATTTAGTGTAACCATATCAGAGAAACAATATTGCTATTGATAACAAAGGAGAAAAATCACATGAATTTGGGACAGATGCAGATAATAATGGGCATTTGGAAATGAtgcaatttttaaatacaagtttcaaaatcttcttctgcttgatttaattaaagttCGGCCAGCCATTTTCAGTCACCTATTCAAAGTTCAAATCTAAGAATACGTTTGAATCCAGTGAAACTGAATTATTCATACCCAGAAACAAGATAAGATGAGAATGTTAACCCACTAGCTGACAATCCGAATAATTAACAGGGTCTCGCTCATTTGAACCCACTGAACTCAGAATTAAAGATAGCAACAGCCTAAGCTGCAGCATTAATCATTAAAACAAGATAAATCGACAATGCTAATCCACCAGTTGATTGATTGTAACACTCCAACCCACTCCAAGCCCATTGATAGCAGAtcttgtctgctttgacccgttacgtatcgtcgtcaatctcatggttttaaaatgtgtctactaaggagaggtttccacacctttaataaagaatgttttgttccctctccaaccaatgtgggatttcataatccacccctttgggggcccggtgtccttgttggcacgctgcctagtgtctggctatgataccatttgtaacagcccaagcccaccgctagcagatattgtccgttttggcctattacgtattgccatcagcctcacggttttaaaacgcgtctactaaggagaggtttccacactcatacacggaatgtttcgttcccctctccagccgacgtgggatctcacaatccactcccttgggaGCCAGAATCCTCATTGccacaccgtccggtgtctggttcttataccatttgtaacagtccaagcccaccactagcaaatattgtccgttttggcctgttacgtgtcgttgtcagcctcacagttttaaaacacgtctacagatagattttcaatttccacacccttataaggaatgtttcgttcccctctccaaccgatgtcggatctcacaatccaccccttgggtgccagcatcctcgctggcacgccgctcggtgtctgactctaataccatttgtaaccgcccaagtccactgctagaaGCGTCCGGCATACTGGCATAGGGAGTATCGATTCAAGGCATACTGGCATAGGGAAATCCAACAATCGCAATGAAACATGCAAGTAATTTTCAACACGAACAATCGCACAAACTGAAACTCAACACTTCCAAGCATGGACTGACATTAACTTGGCTTCATTCTACATGCCAACAAAACAAGACGATATAACGATACAACGAAAGAGATATACCTTGGTAGTGTCCAGCCAGACGAGGTCCAGAGGATTGAAATCGAGAGGCGAATAGGGACAATCCAAAATGGACCACGCTCGGAGCTGTGTGGAAGCGAAGCCAGGGATTATGATACCGGAGAGTTTAGAATAGTCTCCGCCGAAATCTCCCCCATCTCCACCGAACTCAATCCCCTCTCCGCCCAAACCTTGCAAGAGGAGCAGAACGGTCAGCACTACACGAGAATCTCCTCCCATCATCGCATTCcccttcgtcttcttcttcttcttcagctcaGGCTTGACCTGTGATCACTGCAAATGGACGTCGGAGCCCAGATCAATTTCCCCGGCATGATCTACTCTGGCCCGGCGCGtcaaatccaaatttcttGTCAGCCATCTCGACTGCGTCACCGCACGTGACTTCAACAAATACGATAGAAAAGCCTAACGGattccaaaatgaaaatattaacgGAGAGACTCGAgtggttattttttaaaacaaccaaaaaaaaattaaatcaaaataaaaattttaagagaaaaaggattaaatatatatatatatatatataaaccatAGGttttctattaatattttatttttcatcaatTATGCCATATTAGCTtgcaaataaatattatacttAGGTACGACAAAATTCCGAGCAGGATCGGGTCTAGGTCAAGGAACCTCCCATTTGATTGAGCACGAGGTCAAGTTGATGATTTAATTTAGATAGTTCGTCTGTCATCGTCTTCAACCCCAACCTCAAGGCtgatttttttgtattataatattttttttacattcaCGAACCtgaatgtataaaaaaaaaaaaaaaaaaaaaaaaaaaNaaaaaaaaaaaaaaaaaaaaaaaaaaaaaaaaaaaaaactttggaaCATAACAAATGTAGAATGAGGATTATTTCTCGGGGTTCTAATTCAATAAttccacaaaataaaaaatgggatAAAAATTTGGAACGGGAGTGCTTGATCTTGCCACATCCCTTTTTCATCGTTGATTATACTCAAGAGTATGTCACTAATTTgtccaacccaaccaaaataGTTATCTTTTAAGGACATTcgaagattaaaaatgaaaatataataaaaataaaaatttaatggctATGTAATTTGaacactaaattaataaaaatatctataaattttcaa
Protein-coding sequences here:
- the LOC111811555 gene encoding phospholipid--sterol O-acyltransferase isoform X1, translated to MMGGDSRVVLTVLLLLQGLGGEGIEFGGDGGDFGGDYSKLSGIIIPGFASTQLRAWSILDCPYSPLDFNPLDLVWLDTTKLLSAVNCWLKCILLDPYNQTDHPECKSRPDSGLSAITELDPGYITGPLSSVWKEWIKWCIEFGIEANAIIAVPYDWRLSPTMLEERDLYFHKLKLTFETALKLRGGPSIVFAHSLGNNVFRYFLEWLKLEIAPKHYFEWLDQHIHAYFAVGAPLLGAPDTIKAILSGSTFGLPISEGTARVMCNSFGSSMWMMPLSKYCRGEDVYWKHFSKGNGGVHHSYRCSEQEPRSNYSGWPTYIANIEVPLVHAGYEAYPSLSEVTHENLTSMECGLPTQLSFSARETSDGTFFKAIENYDPDGKRLSYQLHRLYHSDPVLNPLTPWDRPPIKTVFCIYGTDLKTEVGYYFAPSGKPYPDNWIITDVIYEIEGSLISRSGNLVDGNPGIASGDETVPYHSLSWCKSWLGPKVNITRAPQAEHDGSDVQIDMNVENNREEDIVPNMTRSQRGKYITYYEDSESIPGKRTAVWELDKVNHRNIVRSPVLMRELWLQMLHDIHPNAKSSFVTKVKRGPLRDEDCYWDYGKARCAWPEYCEYRYVFGDVHLGQSCRIKNNSTDVLSHYL
- the LOC111811555 gene encoding phospholipid--sterol O-acyltransferase isoform X2; translated protein: MMGGDSRVVLTVLLLLQGLGGEGIEFGGDGGDFGGDYSKLSGIIIPGFASTQLRAWSILDCPYSPLDFNPLDLVWLDTTKLLSAVNCWLKCILLDPYNQTDHPECKSRPDSGLSAITELDPGYITGPLSSVWKEWIKWCIEFGIEANAIIAVPYDWRLSPTMLEERDLYFHKLKLTFETALKLRGGPSIVFAHSLGNNVFRYFLEWLKLEIAPKHYFEWLDQHIHAYFAVGAPLLGAPDTIKAILSGSTFGLPISEGTARVMCNSFGSSMWMMPLSKYCRGEDVYWKHFSKGNGGVHHSYRCSEQEPRSNYSGWPTYIANIEVPLVHAGYEAYPSLSEVTHENLTSMECGLPTQLSFSARETSDGTFFKAIENYDPDGKRLSYQLHRLYHSDPVLNPLTPWDRPPIKTVFCIYGTDLKTEVGYYFAPSGKPYPDNWIITDVIYEIEGSLISRSGNLVDGNPGIASGDETVPYHSLSWCKSWLGPKVNITRAPQAEHDGSDVQIDMNVENNREEDIVPNMTRSQRGKYITYYEDSESIPGKRTAVWELDKETS